The Pithys albifrons albifrons isolate INPA30051 chromosome 6, PitAlb_v1, whole genome shotgun sequence region TTATTCATAAGAATGTAGAAATAGCACCAGAAGTTAACATTGTGTCGTATTCCACTTGCGTATAAGAGTGTAACTTCTGTAACATTGCTTTGCTTGGCTCAGAGACCCTGCAATCCTGGATAGCCTGGACCTGACAGAGGAGGAGAGGCGTGTATTGATTGACAATATTAACAGACGTCTGACACCACAAGCAGTCAAAATCCGAGCTGGTGAGTTCTTCCCAGATGCTCATCCAACACATTTTGACACTTAACATCAAGATAGTGTATCATGTTGCAAACTATAAATTCTGTTAAAACTAATGGTTTATAATGCTGATACTTGAGTGGAACTGTTCAGAATTAGGACATCTTAATCAAGGATTGCTTTCAAAATGTCTCTGGATTCTATCCCAAAGTgcaaggcttttctttttctccctaaCTGTGAATTCCTTGGGATACAAAGTGGTTGTCACGGTATATGATGGAGTCTATCATATTGCATTGGCACACAATGAATTTAAATACTTTATAGTTATTACTACATCTACaatattctttttcattattcagaattttaaagtaattgATTGCCTGACAGGATGATTcatctctgccagcacagctatAGCAAATATTTTAGCTGTAACCATGGGAgacgggtttttggacctgagagacgactcCACAGGAGTTAGTAGCAACAGGCCCCTTTattcatacgcacacacacttatatacatctttaagactgtaaccttccgcaggtgatgacactttggcactgattattggctaacaatgctgtttacattacaaagcTCCTTgtaattggctgaccatgcacatctgctgagaaagtgggcagcagccatttctgatttcattaattagttcttaaggctacagcactaatttacataggcagttcagcatatggcttgctttttaggtgaaataccatataaaattccaacattTAGCCATCTGTCCCTGGACAtacaaaaatggcatttttagCTACTTGATGGCAAACCATTCAGCAGGATATATCCCCTCAAGCCTGGCACACCTCTAGTGTGTTCATAAAGCATGTGAGCTGGTTTGTGAGCTGACTGTTTGGTGTGGGCAGAAAAAGCACATGACTGCATTACTTAGGAAGACACTTCAGAACTGGAAATCTGGCTGCACAGTGACTGAACAGCCTAGAGGTACACTTGCTGTTAAACAGTCAGTGTAGCAGAGTCACATTTGTAACCAGATTGAGAAATTGCCTCTGCTCTGCAAGGTTATGTTGAAGAGCATTTACACTTGTTGATTACTGTGGAGATAAAGTTAAGCCTTATGCACATGACTGTGAAGTCAAGAAGAGAGTACAAAAAGTAAAGTCATGAAAAACTCTCTGTTACTTTAGACTACCAGAACTTAACATAGGCTCCAAAAAAGTAAGTAGGATTTGACAGCCATGAAGAATGAAATTGCTAACATGAATAGCACTTCTTTAGTTTTGAAAAGTTATTTGATGAGCATGTGTTCTTACTTCCTTTGTGTTGTCTATTTTGTTCTGATAGTCCAATTCATTAATTTTGTCATCAAGGCAAGTGTGTAACTTGCCATTGGCATCTGTTCGTATCCTGAGGCTGACTGGGATGCACCTCTGTAAATTTGTTTCTGATAGCTGAGAATTAGAAGGTTATTGTGAGTCACCTGGAAGTCAGACCAACTTCTTTGTAGCTTCGTCTTGTACTGTTGCTACATAAGTAAAGAAATCTTTGTCTTTACACTGATCAGGTTATTAAAGATACAAATTTCCAACTGAAAAGCTATGGCTAACTGTCATTTTAACTATATGTTAATATGACTTAccttacaaaaagaaattacagtgcTTCTTAAATGATACCTCTCTGCCTTTGTTTTAATTACTGAGAGAATTCCTTACATTTGTGGATGTGTTCGTTTTCAAGTTTCACTTTTCCTgatcttttgttttctctggtaTTTATTGCTTTTATAGCTTTATCTCTCTCCATGTGAAATACGTAATTATTCCTGTTGAATTTATTTGATGTGAAATGAGTGAATATGGGTGTATAATTTTGTGTCTTGGCTTTTCCAAGCACAATGTAAAAAGTTGTATGACTAAAGAATTCATGAAGACTTCTGCCTCAATTTATGAGTCAAGCAAGTGTAATACCTTCTTCAGATTTGGGAGCTACTGAGGCTCTTACTGTGGTTAAACATTGTCTGCTAAAAAGATATAAAGTTAAAAACTTTAAAGACTTTACAGCTTTTGGTAACCTCAAAGTTTCATTATTTCTCTGTCCTAGATATTGAGGTGGCCTGTTATGGGTATGAAGGCATAGATGCAGTGAAAGAAGCTTTGAGAGCAGGCTTGAACTGTTCTACAGAGAACATGCCCATTAAAGTAAGTGTCACTCTTAATAATAGAATCAAAAGCAAAGTTTTCTGATGCCCTCAGGTACCAGTGGCCTGCAATAGCACTTGTCACAATCACCTGGCTGAGGCTGAGAAGCCATGTGCCTGCTTTGCAGTTCTTCTCTAGCAGGTCTGTAAGACACTTCTTTCAGCTCCATGCTGACAGTTGTTCCTATGACTGTGCAGTGGCTTTCAGAGTTCAGGAAGCTGTATTTGTACAATTTGTTAAAGTATAGTATTGGCACACTACATACCTCCTGTTTCCTTCTGCAGCCTTAAGTAGGGAgcaataaattttattttcagttataaGATTGTGTAAGAAAAGGAAAGTTTGCTCCACTTATGTCTGACTGTTGGTAGAGTGGCTACTGTACCCAGGCCTAGTTTTTCTTCCCCAACAATTTTAGGATATTAAGTATCTCACTGagtgtgtgtttttaaaaaagcttgAAAGTACTCCcttctttgaaaattatttcttacaaTAGTTTCTTGATACAAAAGGAAAACTTTGTTTATTTAGTCATCAGAAGAAAAAGTACAGATTGTAACACTTCGGATAGTTTTGTCTGAATAGACATACCATCTCTGGCTTTGTTACTGAgtttgctttttcccccccaatCCCTACAATGTGATAGATTAATCTGATAGCCCCTCCTCGTTATGTGATGACTACTACAACACTGGAGAGAACTGAAGGATTGTCTGTTCTGAATCAAGCCATGGctgtaattaaagaaaaaattgaggagaagagaggagtcTTTAATGTGCAGATGGAGGTAAGAACAAATCACATtctaaaatacaattttttttccttgcaataTTCCTAAAGTAGAGCAAGATCAGTAGTGCTACAAGAAATTTTAGcaaaaaggtattaaaaaaaccaaacctgaacTTCCATATTCTTTAAATAGACAAATGGCCAAAATTTCTAACTTTTCTGGAGTTTATTGTGTGACTTCAGGATGTATTTTCTCTTGCTCTTTGTGTGGAATCAGACTCTAAAATGTATGTGATATTTCTTTATGACTGTTTACCATgtgttctggtttgtttttttcagcctAAGGTGGTGACTGACACAGATGAGACTGAGCTTGCGAGGCAGCTGGAAAGActggagagggaaaatgctgAAGTGGATGGGGATGATGATGCCGAGGAAATGGAAGCCAAAACTGAAGACTGAATGTTCTAGGATACTTAGAAGAGAGCATATAAAAATTAGAAACCCCATTGCAAACACTCTGGACTAAATGTTTTCCAGTATTGAAAACTTCAAATGCAAATACTTGAAGtgttttactattttaaaaagacCAAAATGTTAAAGGCTCTTCTAAATAACATTTGATAACATTTGATGCAACAACTTATACAAATTGAATCCTTTGAAAGGG contains the following coding sequences:
- the EIF2S1 gene encoding eukaryotic translation initiation factor 2 subunit 1 encodes the protein MPGLSCRFYQHKFPEVEDVVMVNVRSIAEMGAYVSLLEYNNIEGMILLSELSRRRIRSINKLIRIGRNECVVVIRVDKEKGYIDLSKRRVSPEEAIKCEDKFTKSKTVYSILRHVAEVLEYTKDEQLESLFQRTAWVFDDKYKRPGYGAYDAFKHAVSDPAILDSLDLTEEERRVLIDNINRRLTPQAVKIRADIEVACYGYEGIDAVKEALRAGLNCSTENMPIKINLIAPPRYVMTTTTLERTEGLSVLNQAMAVIKEKIEEKRGVFNVQMEPKVVTDTDETELARQLERLERENAEVDGDDDAEEMEAKTED